DNA sequence from the Fusarium verticillioides 7600 chromosome 2, whole genome shotgun sequence genome:
AAGGAAGACAAATGGATCAATGATGAGGCTGTATCATGATTGAGATGACCCCTCAGTAGAATTGAACAGGGGTACGGAATTAGTGGCTAAAGCGCTGGAAGGCCCCGCGAAACTCGGTACGACACAGTGGAGTAGCTTTTTAGGCAGTTGCAGCAAAGCTTCCATGGCGGGACGTTCTTCGCCGGGGCAACTGCAGCAACCTTGTTCGGGCAGATTGTTTTTCTTTGAATCTGCTGTGCCCGACAAAGACATTATTGACACCCAACCATTTATGATGACAGCGAAACCATAAGAAAAAGATAGTTTAAAGTGAGAAATTATATTGCAGTCAAGAAAAACTACAACTAGAAGTATATCAGATATGACTCTATATAAAGACAGCGCATCAGGTATCAATGGTCCTGATGTAATACAGTGTTTGGGACTCATTTCTGGACTCTACGGCAGATTACAGCAATCATCGGGGGGTTGAGCCAGCTCCGTCAGCTCGCACTATTGGCCACagaacctacctacctacgaAAAAGGATACCCGTCTTGATCCCTAGTGCCACAACCATAACATCAACAtaacaaacaacaacaacaacaactgAAAAAAGAGCTCTCTCACGCTCTCAATGCGCACTCTCATCTAAAGCggttcttcttgtttcgCTCTGTCCCCTACGGACTGTCTCGCAATCAAAGTCACAGGTATGTATGTGCACTTGCGCTTCTGCTTCCGACCCCCTTGTTAAATTCCGGacaacaccatggccagcGCATCACCATGATAGTCTAACCCTTTGGATGAGGGGAGAGCTACTTTATCCCACTTCGCGTGGCCTGCGCGCGTCTCACTCAACCCCTCATTGAATCTTCATCCTGATCGCGACTAATGCCACTCTTCTTTACAGATTCGTCATAGATTCACCCATGGCCGACACAAAACTTACCGACCAGCAGGTCGCtgacctcaacaccatcctgCGCGGCGACGGAAGTCTTGACTCCAAGGTCCAATATGTCACAATCATCAAATCGGGTATCAAACAACACAATGTCCCCGAATCCAGTGTCGCTCAGCTTTTCGACGGTTTACGCGCAGCTACTACCTCGCAGCATGCCGCTCTGGTAAACGCTGGTTTCACTGCCCTGAATCATCTCCTCACGCGCCTCTCTCGACAAGACCCCAAGCTCCTATCTAAAGAAGCCGCGCGAACTTTACCAATTGTCgtcgagaagctcggcgaTCATAAAGACAAGTTTCGTTCCCTCGCTTCGCACTCACTCGTCACTCTATACGCCGTTGCGCCAGCAGATGTCGAACGTTTTGTTCGAAACTCAGCCATGAACGGAAAGAACCCCAGAGCAAAAGAAACTTCAATGAGCTGGCTACTGCAGGTAAGTACAACCACACCTGCTGCGCTCAATCGGGTGTGCTAACGGAGTACAGATGCACAAGGAGAATGGCCTGCCTTTCCGAGGTTACGTCCCTGTACTCATGGAACTTCTCGAGGACGCCGATGGCATGGTACGAGATGCGGCCAAGAACACAGTCATTGAACTTTTCCGATCTGCGCCAAATGCTGCCAAATCCGATCTCAAGCGACAACTCAAGAACTTCAAGGTACGACCGGCAATTGAGCAAGCTATTGTCAAGGAGCTCGCCCCGACATCTATTAGTCGCCCCGAGACTCCCGCCGCCGAACCAGCCGCTCCAGCACCTCGTCCAGCCCTTTCAGCCAGTACTTCATCAGTAGCACCAGCCGAGCGTCCCATCACTCCTGGAATCGAGACCAAGCCGGAAACTCTCGAGCCACTGTACGTCAACACAAACCGCGAGCTGGACGACATTTTTAAGGAAATGGCGTGGTTTTTCGAGGGTAAAGAGTCGGAACAGAATTGGCTGAAGCGAGAAAACTCTGTCAATAAGCTGCGGCGACTCAACGTGGGCAATGTTCCGTCTGATTTCCCAGATACCTTCCTTGTCGGGGTTAAGAGCATGTTGGatggtatcatcaaggcAATTACCTCTCTGAGAACCAGTCTCTGCAAGGAGGGTTGTGCTCTTATCCAGGAGATGGCTAATACGTTTGGTCCTGCAATGGACCCCATGGTTGAACTGCTGATGCAATGTTTTGTCAAACTCGCTGCAggcaccaagaagatcagcTCTGGACTTGCCAATGTGACGGTCGACATAATTCTGAGCAAGGTTTCGTACACTCCACGCTTGATGCAGCACATCTGGATGGCTTGCCAGGACAAGAACGTTGCACCGAGAACTTATGCTACAGAATGGCTCAAGACCATTCTGAAGAAAGAGGCCCAGCACAAGCATCATATTGAGCACACAGGTGGTGTGGAGTTGATTGAGAAATGCATCAAGAAGGGCCTGACTGATGCTAACCCTGCTGTGAGAGAGAAAATGCGATCTACGTATTGGGCCTTCTGGGGAATCTGGCCTGCGAAAGCAGATGCGTAAGTTGGCTTTAGTCCCGTTTCTGTCATTTTTATGGCTAACACGAATTAGCATCATGGCCGATCTGGACGGCACCgcccagaagctcttgaacaAGGACCCTAGCAATCCTCATTCCCCTAAGAAGGGAGAGACGGCTGCGCGACCTGGATTGGGATTATCCAAGAGCACAATGGgcacaagcaagccaagTATTCGAGAGGCTATGATGGCTCAACGAAAGGCAAACGCAGCGAAGAATCTGCCAGCTCGACCAGGCTCAGCTATGGCTCACCTTTCACCCGTGAAAACAACCACTTCCAccgcatcaacagcagcaagcaagcCATCAGGAACCCGAACTCGTCCAGAAACTGGTGGCATGTCAGGTGCTCCGATGCGGCCAGCAAGGAGACGACCAGAGATGGCAGCGCGTCCTGCGACGGCGGGCCCCTACTCAGTGCGTGACATGGATGGTGGAAGTCCTGAAAGTATCAGGTCAAAGACACCCAAGCCCCGAGAGACCACGCCTAAGAGAACTGCTCCTCGACCACGACCTGGGCATGCTTCACATGCTAGTGAATCCAGTCTTGCGTCACCTACGTCGGTGAGGTCAGGCACCAAGCCCGCGGCTTCACCTCGCACAAGTCCTACAAAGTTGAAGCAATCACAATCTGTCATGCTGCCTATGAGCAGCCCCTCCCGAGCAAATGAGGACTTTACTCTCGTTGTTCCAAATATGGCTAATTTGAGGGCCATCCAGAAGCCTGCACCAGAGCAGCACCAGAGGGCTCCTCAGGCCAACCAAGAGGTTCTCTCTGAATTAACCACTCCTGTGCTTGAGGAATCACCAAATATTGTCCCAGAGGCTCTTAAAGAGGCTGCTCCAatctcagagccagagacCGTCCCTGAACCCACGGTTGCGGCTGAGGCCCAGGCCCCCGCTCAACCTatggaggaggttgctgagcCTCCCGTGGCCGTCTCGGAGCCCGTGGTTGAACCTACGCCCCAGCCGTCAGAAACCGTGCAGGCCGAAACTGTTTCAGAAGCGCCCGGTTCGACACTGCAAGTGTATGAAGACCCTTTCACTGATGAGCAGCCTTCTCCAAAGCCGACCTTTAACGTTCCTGTGCTTGAAGACAAGCCCGTCAACGCTGATGCCGCCAACCTGCCCAATGCCCGTGCTCAATCCCCCGTGACACAAGACGTAGAATCCTCtgagagaacaaagcagAGCTCACGACTGCTTGAAAGCGGTATCACCAGAGTCAAGGCAAAGACTCTTGATGTTCATGGATTCCGAAAGTTGCAGTCTCTTTTGCGTGATACCAAGGGCATCTTCACTGATGATAAGTTTGAGGCTCTGTTGATTGGACTATTCCAATACTTGGAGGATCCTCTGTCTGGAGTGAGTGCTGAAAAGGCTCAGGATGTCAAAGCCCAAATCCTTGCTACAATCAGGCTACTCCTCCGAAAGGAACGTGACAACTTCCAGCCTCATGTGTCCAGGGGTCTTGAATCACTTCTTGAGACACGCAGTGCTTATGATATCCGTGCTCATATTGTCAGTGGCGTTGaggtcttggctgatgaacTCGTCACTATTGGCGATGGCTCTGAGATTGTTGTCGTCCTAACAAAGCGTCTTCAAAATATTGACAGCTCGACTCCCGAGGGAAGCCGTATGCTGAGCACCGGAATGCACGTGTTGCGAAGCCTGCTTGACAAGAGACCCAACTTCATTCCTACTGATACTGAACTTGGTCAACTGGCCAGTCTTACCGCTCGATGCCTTGTTTCTACAGACTCTGGTGTCCGTATGGACGCCGTTCAGCTTTGCGTTGCTCTTCATTCAAGGGTAGGCGAGCAGGTCTTTTGGAATGCCCTGAAGGATGTTCAGGATGACCCCAAGAGTTTGATCACCTACTACATTGTCAAGAGACAGCGGGAGCAGACTCCTACAATTGCGGCCTAAAGGAACACGGTGACTACAGGCTTTCATCTGTTGGAGTTCAGGGGATATTTCATGGGTCAGGCGTTGGATGCCGAAATTTCATTAGGGGAGGATGGTATGGCATAATGGGTACGGAATGGCAATGTCAAAAGCAAGGGCGAGTCATAAAAAGGTGTCAAGTTTCACTTCCATGATGCACTGGCGGCAGAATCGACGTGTTTTGGTTTCACATTCTTGAGTTATGGCTATTGAATAGTCTAGTTGCTATGTTTTTTAATGCCCTGAGTTACTTGTCCAGTTGTACATTTAGCTATTTGTAATTACTTGCACGTTTTATACATGAGACATTGGCCATTGCTCGTTTAGCTCAGCTCCAGCATTCTCAGTCTTTGATACTTAGAGCATAGACACAGCAATACATTGGTCTAGAAATGAGGAAACATCTCAACCCAAGCTGGTGATATGTAAACCCCAGCAGGAGACCGCCTCAGACTAAAGAAGGACTCGAAAACAACATATAGTCTGGCAGCCATGTAGACGAGCAAGGCAAGCCAAAATGCGATATAAGTCACTAGCCACGTCGTTCCATCGGTTCTCACAGCTGTAGCGAGTACTGCCATGACAAAATACAATGCCAGCGCACCCGCAATATAGAGACAACTTATCTTCCACATCAAATGCTCGATAGAGTTGGGAAAGCTCCAGTTCCAAGCTGACAGATGAACACCACCATAGATACCAGACAGAAGCAGCGCAAGACCAGCGAGCCACTGAAACtgttggaagaagcccaagagacCAAAGACGCCTTCGCTTTCagtgaagatgctgaagttgATATCGAGGTTTCGTTTGCCCTCGCTGAAAGGCATGGTTCTGTACGCAGGGTCGAGGACTGGCTTGAACTCTGGTAGCCgagcgaggaagagatcTTGGCCAGCCTGAGGTCCAACATCGTCTGCGGACTGATCATCTCAAAGTCCCAAGCGATACGATTCACTTTGACGAAACTCGCTGTCTTTACGAGAGCCTCGCGGTTGTGGAATGGAAAGGTTGACAAGATGGCGTCCCATCGATGGAGGAACTGCTCTGATAGTATAAGGGGTATATGTGCAAACTCGGAGTGATATAAGAGCCCAGATGGTAGGATATCTCCAGGCCACATCTCCAGCCCTGGCTCTGGCTTTACCCAAGGCCCTGATCGTGGGTTCGCCCAGGTATCGGGTAGTCTCTCATAGGCTGGAGGTCTTGCTAGTCTTCGCATCCAAGACCAACCTATCCAGTTTCGAGAAGATGATTCaggagcttcttcgagaagctgcatCTCTTCTACCCttgaaacatcatcaatgttCATTCTGAAGGGTTTAGGTGTGACCCGATCTGGCTGCATCAAGCTacctcttcttggaggaggCGGTTGATCTGGATGTTGCTGTGGAGGGAACAATGCCAGTCTCGTTGACATGTTGGGATAGAATTGGCGCTGAACAAGGAGTGCTATCTCTCCTTTGAAATCTCCTGGATTAATAATTTCAGAATCCAGGACGTTGAGAGGTTTCTGGTTGACGTTAGTCGATACATCAACGATAGACAAACGAACATACCCTAAACCAACACAA
Encoded proteins:
- a CDS encoding protein STU1, with the protein product MADTKLTDQQVADLNTILRGDGSLDSKVQYVTIIKSGIKQHNVPESSVAQLFDGLRAATTSQHAALVNAGFTALNHLLTRLSRQDPKLLSKEAARTLPIVVEKLGDHKDKFRSLASHSLVTLYAVAPADVERFVRNSAMNGKNPRAKETSMSWLLQMHKENGLPFRGYVPVLMELLEDADGMVRDAAKNTVIELFRSAPNAAKSDLKRQLKNFKVRPAIEQAIVKELAPTSISRPETPAAEPAAPAPRPALSASTSSVAPAERPITPGIETKPETLEPLYVNTNRELDDIFKEMAWFFEGKESEQNWLKRENSVNKLRRLNVGNVPSDFPDTFLVGVKSMLDGIIKAITSLRTSLCKEGCALIQEMANTFGPAMDPMVELLMQCFVKLAAGTKKISSGLANVTVDIILSKVSYTPRLMQHIWMACQDKNVAPRTYATEWLKTILKKEAQHKHHIEHTGGVELIEKCIKKGLTDANPAVREKMRSTYWAFWGIWPAKADAIMADLDGTAQKLLNKDPSNPHSPKKGETAARPGLGLSKSTMGTSKPSIREAMMAQRKANAAKNLPARPGSAMAHLSPVKTTTSTASTAASKPSGTRTRPETGGMSGAPMRPARRRPEMAARPATAGPYSVRDMDGGSPESIRSKTPKPRETTPKRTAPRPRPGHASHASESSLASPTSVRSGTKPAASPRTSPTKLKQSQSVMLPMSSPSRANEDFTLVVPNMANLRAIQKPAPEQHQRAPQANQEVLSELTTPVLEESPNIVPEALKEAAPISEPETVPEPTVAAEAQAPAQPMEEVAEPPVAVSEPVVEPTPQPSETVQAETVSEAPGSTLQVYEDPFTDEQPSPKPTFNVPVLEDKPVNADAANLPNARAQSPVTQDVESSERTKQSSRLLESGITRVKAKTLDVHGFRKLQSLLRDTKGIFTDDKFEALLIGLFQYLEDPLSGVSAEKAQDVKAQILATIRLLLRKERDNFQPHVSRGLESLLETRSAYDIRAHIVSGVEVLADELVTIGDGSEIVVVLTKRLQNIDSSTPEGSRMLSTGMHVLRSLLDKRPNFIPTDTELGQLASLTARCLVSTDSGVRMDAVQLCVALHSRVGEQVFWNALKDVQDDPKSLITYYIVKRQREQTPTIAA